The following coding sequences lie in one Arachis hypogaea cultivar Tifrunner chromosome 4, arahy.Tifrunner.gnm2.J5K5, whole genome shotgun sequence genomic window:
- the LOC112795083 gene encoding uncharacterized protein — translation MGSLLPPEGGVAKFAQLYIYDTENEIRNRITAVSSNDHLNKLHADIVSTIKTTLDNHNVLAKSFRLARDALTANGNNSVCLRLIGKREKDGRRYNLPSVSEVAALIVGDFDGSTKERDIIVETKSRSLQRITELHPAYLGLQYPLLFPYGEDGWREDIILNKVKKKSTDEDKHVTMRDFFAFRIQDRPSHNGVLLHSHRLFQQFIVDAFSMVESARLKFIYTHQTEFRAEIYNGLRDAVFNGETNAASKGKRIILPATFTGGPRYMIQNYQDAMAICRCVGYPDLFITFTCNPQWDEIQRYCRMNKVKPEDRPDMICRLFKVKLDMMIKDLRYNKLFGATKAVIYTIEFQKRGLPHAHILLFLHEQDKYPTPADIDKIICAEIPDADVNTAYYEAVKSFMLHGPCGLSKPTSPCMEEGRCIHHFPKKFNNRTTVDEDGYPVYRRRDNGRTVEVSGIHLDNRYVVPHNKMLLLKYRAHINVEWCNQSRSIKYLFKYVNKGSDRVTACFSTKSLDGKASLEVDEVKMFYDSRYISPCEAAWRIFCYDIHYRNPSVERLSFHLPDQQPVVFTDNESLVEAVAKATVKESMFLGWFAANKTNAEARKLTYNEFPSKFVWKSSLRAWEPRKSHQVIGRMIFVPPSSGELYYLRLLLNIVKGPTTYADIRTYNGVIYSSFRDACYARGLLDDDKEYIDAIEEASHWGSGHYLRRLFAILLWSNSMVRPEVVWEKTAILLTDGILHDHRVMFGLHDLLFSEEELKDLTLIDIEQILNSNGKTLRDYPTMPFPSRDTDHLRTRNKMIFDELNYDRVLLEKQHNDCLSKLTAEQKGVYDKIMSSTDSQHGRVFFLYGHGGTGKTFLWITLASALRSRGQIVLTVASSGIASLLLPGGRTAHSRFAIPLTPDEFSTCNIKQGSPLAELIIIAKLIIWDEAPMMSKFCFEALDKTLKDLMRFKDDHNQHLPFGGKTIVFGGDFRQILPVIPKGTRQDIVNASLNSSYLWQHCEVLKLTVNMRLQSMTTDDEVEGLKQFAEWILQVGNGISDRSCDGCNSINIPPEFLITNYSDPIKAIVEAIYSDYIADMSNESNLKGRAILAPTVNAVDEVNDYMTAMNSNECKTYVSSNKCLSEGGSNQIQAMHTPEFLATIKCSGVPNHELKLKVGCPVMLIRNIDHSSGLCNGTRLIITRLGDKVIEAKLLNSNNCVNKVFIPRMTLTPSDARLPFRFQRRQFPLMVSYAMTINKSQGQSLNHVGLLLKRPVFTHGQLYVAISRVTNKKGLKIVIAHDENTNKTENVVYPEVFRNI, via the exons ATGGGGAGCCTGCTTCCACCAGAAGGCGGAGTAGCAAAATTTGCACAATTATATATATACGACACTGAAAATGAGATTCGAAATAGAATCACCGCTGTCAG CTCTAATGATCACTTGAACAAGCTTCATGCGGATATTGTTTCTACCATCAAAACTACGTTGGATAATCATAATGTCCTCGCAAAGTCTTTCCGACTTGCTCGCGATGCACTCACAGCAAACGGCAATAATTCTGTTTGCCTTCGACTCATTGGCAAAAGAGAAAAAGATGGAAGGAGGTATAATTTGCCTTCAGTATCTGAGGTTGCTGCCTTAATTGTCGGTGATTTTGATGGATCCACAAAAGAACGAGATATTATTGTTGAGACCAAATCAAGGTCGCTTCAAAGAATAACAGAACTCCACCCGGCTTATCTAGGCTTGCAATATCCTCTTTTATTCCCTTATGGTGAAGATGGATGGAGAGAAGATATTATCTTGAACAAAGTTAAGAAAAAATCGACAGATGAAGACAAGCATGTCACAATGCGCGACTTTTTCGCATTTCGAATCCAAGACCGACCTTCGCACAACGGTGTCCTGTTACATTCCCACCGGTTATTCCAACAATTCATAGTTGATGCATTCTCAATGGTTGAGAGTGCtagattgaaatttatttacaCCCACCAAACCGAATTTAGAGCAGAGATCTACAATGGACTTCGGGATGCCGTTTTCAATGGCGAGACCAATGCTGCCTCAAAGGGTAAGAGAATTATACTGCCAGCAACATTTACTGGTGGGCCAAGATACATGATTCAAAATTATCAAGACGCCATGGCAATATGTAGGTGCGTTGGTTATCCAGATTTATTCATCACTTTTACATGCAATCCGCAATGGGACGAAATACAAAGATATTGTAGAATGAATAAAGTCAAACCAGAGGACAGGCCAGACATGATTTGCAGACTATTCAAGGTTAAACTGGACATGATGATTAAAGATCTTAGATACAACAAATTATTTGGTGCTACAAAAGCAG TTATCTACACAATAGAATTCCAAAAGAGGGGACTCCCACATGCACATATATTATTATTCTTGCATGAACAAGATAAATACCCAACCCCTGCAGACATAGACAAAATCATATGTGCTGAAATTCCTGATGCTGATGTTAACACTGCATACTACGAGGCTGTAAAGAGTTTTATGCTTCATGGTCCATGTGGTCTTAGCAAACCAACTTCGCCTTGCATGGAGGAAGGTCGTTGCATCCATCATTTCCCTAAGAAGTTCAACAACAGGACTACAGTTGATGAAGATGGTTACCCAGTATATAGGCGTCGAGACAATGGACGCACGGTGGAAGTTTCAGGAATTCATCTAGACAACCGATATGTCGTGCCACATAATAAAATGTTGTTGCTAAAATACCGTGCTCACATTAACGTCGAATGGTGTAACCAGTCAAGATCTATCAAGTATTTGTTCAAATATGTAAATAAAGGAAGTGATCGCGTCACAGCCTGTTTTTCTACAAAGTCCCTCGATGGTAAGGCAAGTTTAGAAGTTGATGAAGTGAAAATGTTTTACGATAGTCGATATATATCTCCTTGTGAAGCTGCTTGGAGGATCTTTTGCTATGACATTCACTACAGAAATCCATCGGTTGAGAGGCTAAGCTTTCATTTGCCGGATCAACAACCGGTTGTATTTACAGATAATGAATCATTGGTTGAAGCTGTTGCAAAGGCAACTGTTAAAGAGTCCATGTTTCTAGGCTGGTttgcagcaaacaaaacaaatgcCGAAGCTAGAAAACTAACCTATAATGAGTTTCCAAGCAAGTTTGTTTGGAAATCATCTCTGAGAGCTTGGGAACCCAGGAAAAGTCATCAGGTCATTGGAAGGATGATCTTTGTACCACCATCATCCGGTGAGCTATATTATTTAAGGTTGTTGTTAAACATTGTAAAAGGACCAACAACCTATGCGGATATCAGGACTTACAATGGTGTAATCTACTCATCATTTCGAGATGCATGCTATGCACGTGGTTTGCTAGACGACGACAAAGAATATATAGATGCCATTGAAGAAGCAAGTCATTGGGGCTCAGGTCATTATTTGCGGAGGTTGTTTGCGATACTACTATGGTCTAATTCAATGGTGCGACCGGAAGTTGTCTGGGAAAAAACTGCCATCCTATTAACTGATGGAATTTTGCATGATCACAGAGTCATGTTTGGCCTACATG ATTTGCTTTTCAGTGAGGAAGAATTAAAGGATCTAACCTTGATTGACATTGAACAAATATTGAACAGTAACGGAAAGACATTGCGCGATTATCCAACCATGCCATTTCCATCAAGAGATACCGACCATCTTAGGACGCGAAACAAAATGATCTTTGACGAATTAAATTATGATCGTGTTCTGTTAGAAAAGCAACATAATGACTGCCTCTCAAAATTAACTGCCGAGCAAAAGGGGGTATATGATAAAATCATGAGCTCTACAGATAGTCAACATGGACGTGTGTTCTTTTTGTATGGCCATGGGGGTACAGGAAAAACTTTCCTTTGGATAACTTTAGCTTCAGCACTTAGATCACGTGGACAAATAGTTCTAACTGTTGCATCTAGCGGCATTGCGTCTCTACTGTTACCTGGAGGTCGAACTGCACATTCTAGGTTTGCCATACCATTAACTCCAGATGAGTTCTCTACTTGCAACATTAAGCAAGGAAGTCCATTAGCAGAATTAATTATAATAGCTAAGCTAATTATTTGGGACGAAGCTCCCATGATGAGCAAATTCTGTTTTGAGGCATTGGACAAGACATTGAAGGATTTGATGAGATTCAAAGATGATCATAACCAGCACTTGCCGTTTGGAGGTAAAACAATTGTTTTTGGTGGGGATTTTCGACAAATTTTGCCTGTCATTCCAAAAGGAACAAGACAAGACATTGTTAATGCGTCTTTAAACTCTTCATACCTCTGGCAACATTGTGAAGTATTAAAGCTCACTGTAAACATGCGATTGCAATCTATGACTACAGATGATGAGGTAGAGGGTCTAAAGCAATTTGCTGAATGGATACTTCAAGTTGGCAACGGAATATCTGACAGATCATGTGATGGCTGCAATAGCATTAACATACCACCTGAATTCCTTATCACTAACTATAGTGATCCTATTAAGGCAATTGTGGAGGCAATCTATTCTGATTACATTGCTGACATGTCTAATGAAAGCAACTTGAAAGGTCGCGCTATCTTAGCTCCTACGGTTAATGCTGTTGATGAGGTTAATGATTACATGACTGCAATGAACAGCAATGAATGCAAGACATATGTTAGTTCCAACAAATGTCTGTCCGAGGGAGGTAGCaatcaaattcaagctatgcaCACACCAGAGTTTTTAGCAACAATTAAGTGCTCGGGGGTTCCAAATCACGAATTGAAGCTCAAGGTTGGTTGCCCTGTGATGCTTATTAGAAATATTGATCACTCATCAGGCCTTTGCAATGGTACTAGGTTGATAATTACAAGACTAGGAGATAAAGTTATTGAGGCAAAATTGTTAAATTCCAACAACTGTGTCAATAAAGTCTTTATTCCTAGAATGACACTCACACCGTCAGATGCCAGGCTACCATTCAGATTCCAACGGAGACAATTTCCTCTTATGGTATCTTACGCAATGACAATCAACAAAAGTCAAGGACAATCTTTGAATCACGTGGGTTTGTTATTGAAAAGACCTGTCTTCACTCATGGCCAACTTTATGTTGCCATCTCAAGAGTCACAAACAAAAAAGGGTTGAAAATTGTAATTGCTCATGACGAAAACACAAACAAGACAGAGAATGTTGTTTACCCTGAAGTCTTCAGAAATATATGA